The following are from one region of the Sphingobium cloacae genome:
- the tnpC gene encoding IS66 family transposase — translation MEDALAAARDEVKRLNDILDQFKRHRFGQSAERLDPDQYQLVLEELEAALSRAEAGLEALIDQADATGETKRRRRNNRGALPAHLERIEQVVDIEDKQCACCGNDLHVIGEDVTERLDVVPTIFRVLVTRRPRYGCRGCDEGGVTQAPAPSFIVDQGLPTDALVAQVIVARYADHLPLYRQAQIYARQGIDLDRATLADWVGRVGWWLTPLRQHLLAELRSSVKLFADETRMPVLAPGTGKTKSGQLWAYARDDRPWGGLAPPAVVYMYAAGRGGMHPIDHLGDFAGVLQVDGYAGYNEIKRRNGVTLAFCLLHARRKFYDFREKEPVADEVLRRFSAIYKIEATLRDTSPEARFEGRQLILKPLFDNLRDYLSKNLGRFSAKGKMAEAINYMLNHWQQLTYCLLDGRVELDTNTVERSIRPIALSRRNSLFAGSDAGADNWAVLASLLETCKLSDVDPLAWLTATLTKLANGHSNKDLDSLMPWHFPKIAGRNAPS, via the coding sequence ATGGAGGACGCGCTCGCGGCCGCCCGCGATGAGGTCAAGCGCCTCAACGACATTCTCGACCAGTTCAAGCGCCACCGTTTCGGCCAGAGCGCCGAGCGGCTCGATCCCGACCAGTACCAGCTCGTGCTCGAAGAGCTCGAAGCTGCCTTGTCGCGCGCCGAGGCCGGGCTCGAAGCGCTGATCGACCAGGCTGACGCGACCGGCGAGACAAAGCGCCGCCGCCGCAACAACCGTGGAGCGCTGCCCGCCCATCTCGAGCGTATCGAGCAGGTCGTCGACATCGAAGACAAGCAGTGTGCCTGCTGCGGCAACGATCTTCATGTCATCGGCGAGGACGTCACCGAGCGCCTCGACGTCGTGCCCACCATCTTCCGCGTGCTGGTCACCCGCCGTCCGCGCTATGGCTGCCGCGGCTGCGACGAGGGCGGCGTCACCCAGGCGCCGGCGCCAAGCTTCATCGTCGATCAGGGCCTGCCCACCGACGCGCTCGTCGCCCAGGTCATCGTCGCGCGCTACGCCGATCACCTTCCGCTTTACCGGCAAGCCCAGATCTACGCCCGCCAGGGGATCGATCTCGACCGGGCAACGCTCGCCGACTGGGTCGGGCGCGTCGGATGGTGGCTGACTCCGCTCAGGCAGCATCTGCTCGCCGAGCTGCGAAGTTCGGTGAAGCTGTTCGCCGACGAGACGCGCATGCCCGTGCTGGCGCCCGGGACCGGCAAGACCAAGAGCGGCCAGCTGTGGGCCTATGCCCGCGACGATCGGCCATGGGGCGGACTCGCGCCGCCCGCCGTCGTCTACATGTACGCCGCCGGCCGCGGCGGCATGCATCCGATCGACCATCTCGGCGACTTCGCCGGGGTGCTCCAGGTGGACGGCTATGCCGGCTACAATGAGATCAAGCGCCGCAATGGCGTCACCCTCGCATTCTGCCTGCTTCACGCGCGGCGCAAGTTCTACGATTTCCGCGAAAAGGAGCCCGTTGCCGACGAGGTGCTCCGTCGCTTCTCGGCGATCTACAAGATCGAGGCGACGCTCAGGGACACCTCGCCCGAGGCGCGGTTCGAAGGGCGGCAGCTGATACTGAAGCCGCTGTTCGATAACCTGCGCGACTATCTCTCGAAGAACCTCGGCCGGTTCAGCGCCAAGGGCAAGATGGCCGAAGCGATCAACTATATGCTCAACCACTGGCAGCAGCTCACCTATTGCCTGCTCGACGGCCGCGTCGAGCTCGATACCAACACGGTCGAAAGAAGCATCCGCCCGATTGCCCTGTCGCGCCGCAACTCGTTGTTCGCCGGCAGCGATGCCGGGGCAGACAATTGGGCGGTGCTCGCCAGCCTTCTCGAAACGTGCAAACTCTCGGACGTCGATCCGCTCGCCTGGCTCACCGCCACCCTCACCAAGCTTGCCAACGGTCATAGCAACAAGGACCTCGATTCCCTCATGCCCTGGCACTTCCCCAAGATCGCCGGGCGCAACGCCCCCTCTTAA
- the tnpB gene encoding IS66 family insertion sequence element accessory protein TnpB (TnpB, as the term is used for proteins encoded by IS66 family insertion elements, is considered an accessory protein, since TnpC, encoded by a neighboring gene, is a DDE family transposase.), whose amino-acid sequence MIGPGSDAKVLIYTKPIDFRCGIDTLVAKVQHELSQDPWRGVAYIFRSKRKDRLKILWFDGTGIWLMTKRAEAAEGFAWPPAVDGSFSITAAQMAALTSGMDWRRHRAPRRVNPPKIEGFADA is encoded by the coding sequence ATGATCGGGCCGGGCAGCGACGCCAAGGTGCTGATCTACACCAAGCCGATCGATTTCCGCTGCGGCATCGACACGCTGGTGGCCAAGGTCCAGCACGAGTTGAGCCAGGATCCGTGGCGCGGAGTCGCCTATATTTTTCGTTCCAAGAGGAAGGACAGGCTGAAGATTCTGTGGTTCGACGGCACCGGCATCTGGCTGATGACCAAGCGCGCCGAGGCCGCCGAAGGATTCGCCTGGCCGCCGGCGGTCGATGGCAGTTTTTCGATCACGGCGGCGCAGATGGCAGCACTCACCTCGGGCATGGACTGGCGTCGGCACCGCGCGCCAAGGCGCGTAAATCCGCCTAAAATCGAGGGTTTCGCTGATGCGTGA
- a CDS encoding transposase has translation MTVEQEIDGSGGVENGRRRRWTLEEKRAVVELSLDPACSMAEVAACFDVLPAQIYAWRRELREMAEDAAREDRAMFLPAVIEPTSVPAVLLEPEAANARLLPDAVVQVAMEVRGVPVMVAHGASSTLVASVIAALLRAR, from the coding sequence GTGACTGTGGAGCAAGAGATCGACGGCAGTGGCGGCGTGGAGAACGGGCGCCGACGGCGCTGGACGCTGGAAGAGAAGCGCGCGGTGGTGGAGCTGTCGCTCGATCCGGCGTGCAGCATGGCGGAGGTGGCCGCGTGTTTCGATGTCCTTCCGGCCCAGATATATGCCTGGCGCCGCGAGTTGCGCGAGATGGCGGAGGACGCGGCGCGCGAGGACAGGGCGATGTTCCTGCCGGCGGTCATCGAGCCGACATCGGTGCCGGCGGTGCTGCTCGAACCGGAGGCCGCGAACGCGCGGCTGCTGCCGGACGCGGTGGTGCAGGTCGCAATGGAAGTGCGCGGCGTGCCAGTGATGGTCGCCCACGGCGCAAGTTCGACGCTGGTCGCCTCGGTAATCGCAGCGCTGCTGAGGGCGCGATGA
- a CDS encoding conjugal transfer protein TraD, producing MQRRERTRHLIELGGLVQKAGLIELADDDRATIYGALLELVGRARGDDAGDTLALWRRRGKRAFDAESEAMEKGDGGPGY from the coding sequence GTGCAACGCCGCGAACGCACCCGCCACCTGATCGAGCTGGGCGGCCTCGTCCAGAAAGCCGGCCTGATCGAACTCGCCGACGACGATCGCGCGACGATCTACGGCGCGCTGCTGGAGCTGGTCGGCCGCGCTCGCGGCGACGATGCCGGCGACACGCTCGCGCTCTGGAGGCGGCGCGGTAAACGTGCGTTCGACGCGGAAAGCGAAGCGATGGAGAAAGGCGATGGCGGCCCTGGATATTGA
- a CDS encoding recombinase family protein: MTREPYLIGYARVSKGDDQSNAAQRRALDAAGCKRVYEETASGGRWDRPKLLEMIGQLRDGDVVVVWKLDRLSRSLKDMLHIMERIELAGAGFRSLTEAIDTTTAAGRMMMQMVGSFAEFERAMIRERTSAGLAQARAEGRIGGRRRKLGDKQRREIAESVTSGRKSGAEMARLYGVSEPTVSRIVAAHRQQLGQQQREQA; this comes from the coding sequence ATGACACGCGAACCCTATCTGATCGGCTATGCCCGCGTGTCGAAGGGCGACGACCAGTCGAACGCCGCGCAGCGGCGCGCGCTCGATGCAGCCGGCTGCAAGCGCGTGTACGAGGAGACCGCCAGCGGCGGGCGGTGGGACCGGCCCAAGCTCCTGGAGATGATCGGCCAGTTGCGCGACGGCGATGTCGTCGTCGTCTGGAAGCTTGACCGACTGTCGCGCAGCCTGAAGGACATGCTGCACATCATGGAGCGGATCGAGCTGGCAGGCGCAGGCTTCCGCTCGCTAACCGAGGCGATCGACACCACCACTGCGGCAGGGCGGATGATGATGCAGATGGTCGGAAGCTTCGCCGAGTTCGAGCGCGCGATGATCCGTGAGCGCACCAGCGCCGGCTTGGCTCAGGCGCGAGCAGAAGGACGGATCGGCGGGCGTCGGCGCAAGCTCGGCGACAAGCAGCGTCGCGAAATCGCCGAGTCCGTCACTTCCGGCCGCAAGTCCGGTGCCGAGATGGCACGGCTCTACGGCGTCAGCGAACCCACAGTCTCGCGCATCGTCGCCGCGCACCGCCAGCAATTGGGGCAACAGCAGAGGGAACAGGCATGA
- a CDS encoding Tn3 family transposase — protein MPARIPMTERQRAALLALPDSEAAVVRHHGLDAEDLAAIGTARTPATQLSYALQLCCLRYPGRHLRAGELLPAIMLDHIAEQVGVDAGAVADFARRAPTRYDQLAAIKARFGFTDLSRPARGIMMNWLETEAMAIVDGRILLDRLLDELRTRRIVIPGVSVVERMTAEAMLRAEADLIAAVDNNLDADMRQRLDALVDEKVHDRQSRLSWLREPEPRVASASLAEILEKVALIHRTGISRITVDPVHEPRLTQFAREGVRYTAQAFQQMRTSRRRVILLATLRDLEATLTDAAIAMFAALMGRAHLRARKRLEQRVAISGREGRDRLMRIAAVLETVSRAARAGEDIAAALRDIMPLDMLDADAAIIRRTAAPHRDDVLSEIAAEYRTFKRTGPQFLQTLDFHGRAGTAALRNAMMVLSDLDGDWRKPLPADVPLGHIERRWHRHVVVAGKIDRTHWEMATYGALANALASGDIWVPRSRLHRSLDVLLAPSSGAALQPAFSLGDPDAWLDQRAAQLDSALRNVAHNLAGRDAALFAGERLRFPKEPKDDDAKDDEGRHLTLACYGMLPATRITDLLSQVERWTGFTRHFGHVSTGLPPGDERAFLATLIAEATNLGLSRMAEVCGAGSRRALLRMQTWHMREETFRAALACLTDAIHAEPIAAWFGSGHRASADGQAFYLGGPGEAGGAVNAHYGRDPVVKIYTTITDRYAPLHQTVIAGTAGEAIHALDGILGHDSNADLTALHVDGGGVSDIVFATMHLLGLDFEPRIPRLSDRRLYAFEPSKRYGRLAPLFGHRLNRDLIASHWPDIERVIGAMRNRTVTPSLILKKLSAYRQQNSLAAALREVGRIERTLFTVRWFDDPALRRTVTAELNKGEARNSLARAVAFHRLGRFRDRGLENQQTRAAALNLVTAAIILFNCRYLGRAVDEMRQRGSQIDPAMLSRLSPLGWDRINLAGDYVWSDHLGLDASGLMPLLIKPLP, from the coding sequence ATGCCTGCCCGCATCCCGATGACCGAGCGGCAGCGCGCTGCATTGCTTGCTTTGCCCGACAGCGAAGCGGCGGTAGTGCGGCACCATGGCCTCGATGCCGAGGACCTTGCTGCGATCGGCACCGCACGCACTCCGGCAACCCAGTTAAGCTACGCCCTGCAACTCTGCTGCCTGCGCTACCCGGGGCGGCATCTACGTGCAGGCGAGCTGTTGCCTGCGATCATGCTCGACCACATCGCCGAGCAGGTCGGGGTGGATGCAGGCGCCGTCGCCGACTTCGCGCGGCGAGCGCCGACCCGCTACGATCAGCTTGCCGCCATCAAGGCGCGCTTCGGATTCACCGATCTGAGCCGGCCAGCGCGCGGCATCATGATGAACTGGTTGGAAACCGAAGCCATGGCCATCGTGGACGGGCGCATTCTGCTCGATCGACTGCTCGACGAGCTGCGCACGCGGCGCATCGTCATTCCTGGCGTCAGCGTAGTCGAGCGGATGACGGCCGAGGCGATGCTTCGGGCGGAAGCCGATCTGATCGCCGCCGTCGACAATAATCTCGATGCAGACATGCGTCAGCGTCTCGATGCGCTGGTCGATGAGAAGGTGCATGATCGACAGAGCCGCTTGTCCTGGCTGCGCGAACCGGAGCCCCGCGTCGCGTCAGCCTCGCTCGCCGAAATTCTAGAGAAGGTCGCGTTGATTCATAGGACTGGTATCTCTCGTATCACGGTCGATCCCGTGCACGAGCCACGCCTGACGCAGTTCGCCCGCGAAGGTGTGCGCTATACCGCCCAGGCTTTCCAACAGATGCGCACCTCCCGCAGGCGGGTCATCCTGCTTGCTACGCTGCGCGATCTGGAGGCCACGCTTACCGACGCGGCGATCGCCATGTTCGCCGCCTTGATGGGACGCGCTCATCTTCGTGCCCGCAAACGCCTGGAGCAAAGGGTCGCAATTTCAGGACGCGAAGGCCGCGACCGTCTGATGCGCATCGCCGCTGTACTGGAAACAGTGAGCCGGGCAGCACGCGCCGGCGAAGATATCGCCGCAGCCCTCAGGGATATCATGCCTCTCGACATGCTCGATGCCGATGCCGCGATCATTCGTCGTACCGCGGCACCTCACAGGGACGATGTGCTGAGCGAGATCGCAGCCGAGTACCGAACCTTCAAGCGAACAGGGCCTCAATTTCTGCAAACGCTCGATTTCCACGGCAGGGCCGGCACTGCGGCATTGCGCAACGCCATGATGGTCTTGTCGGATCTTGATGGCGACTGGCGCAAGCCGCTCCCTGCCGACGTGCCGCTCGGCCATATCGAGCGGCGCTGGCACCGCCATGTCGTGGTTGCCGGCAAGATCGACCGGACGCACTGGGAGATGGCGACCTACGGGGCGCTCGCCAATGCACTGGCATCGGGTGATATCTGGGTGCCGCGGTCACGGCTGCACAGGTCGCTGGACGTGCTGCTCGCGCCATCAAGCGGCGCGGCGCTGCAGCCGGCGTTCTCGCTCGGTGATCCAGACGCATGGCTCGATCAGCGCGCCGCGCAGCTCGACAGCGCCTTGCGCAACGTCGCCCACAATCTGGCCGGACGCGATGCTGCCCTGTTCGCTGGCGAGCGATTGCGCTTTCCCAAGGAACCGAAGGACGATGATGCCAAGGACGACGAAGGACGGCATCTGACGCTTGCCTGCTACGGTATGCTGCCTGCCACGCGTATCACCGACCTGCTGTCGCAGGTCGAACGATGGACCGGCTTCACCCGGCACTTCGGGCACGTCTCGACCGGGCTGCCGCCTGGAGACGAGCGGGCTTTCCTCGCTACCCTGATTGCCGAAGCGACCAATCTTGGGTTGTCGCGCATGGCCGAGGTATGCGGCGCAGGGTCACGCCGCGCGCTGCTGCGCATGCAGACATGGCACATGCGCGAGGAAACCTTTCGGGCGGCGCTCGCCTGTCTGACCGACGCCATCCACGCCGAGCCGATCGCCGCCTGGTTTGGGTCAGGGCACCGGGCGTCCGCAGATGGCCAGGCCTTCTACCTGGGCGGGCCGGGCGAAGCCGGCGGAGCGGTCAATGCTCACTATGGTCGCGACCCGGTGGTCAAGATCTACACCACCATCACCGATCGCTACGCGCCCCTGCACCAAACCGTGATCGCCGGCACGGCAGGAGAAGCCATCCATGCGCTCGACGGCATCCTCGGCCATGACAGCAACGCCGATCTGACCGCGCTGCACGTCGATGGAGGCGGCGTTTCCGACATCGTGTTCGCGACGATGCATCTCCTCGGACTCGATTTCGAGCCGCGCATTCCCCGCCTGTCCGACCGGCGCCTCTACGCTTTCGAGCCCTCGAAGCGTTATGGCAGGCTTGCGCCACTGTTCGGTCACAGGCTCAACCGGGACCTGATCGCCAGCCACTGGCCCGATATTGAACGTGTCATTGGCGCGATGCGTAACCGCACCGTTACGCCCTCGCTGATCCTCAAGAAGCTGTCCGCCTACCGCCAGCAGAACAGCCTCGCCGCGGCGTTGCGCGAGGTCGGGCGGATCGAGCGCACGCTGTTCACGGTGCGTTGGTTCGACGATCCAGCGCTACGCCGCACTGTCACCGCCGAATTGAACAAAGGCGAGGCGCGCAACAGCCTGGCGCGGGCGGTCGCCTTCCATCGGCTCGGTCGCTTCCGCGACCGTGGCCTGGAGAACCAGCAAACCCGCGCGGCTGCGCTCAACCTCGTCACCGCAGCGATCATCCTCTTCAACTGCCGCTATCTGGGGCGCGCCGTCGACGAAATGCGCCAGCGAGGAAGCCAGATCGACCCGGCTATGCTGTCCCGACTCTCACCATTGGGATGGGATCGCATCAATCTCGCCGGCGATTACGTCTGGTCCGATCACCTCGGTCTCGACGCCAGCGGCCTCATGCCCCTGCTCATCAAACCGCTACCGTGA